In Sandaracinaceae bacterium, one DNA window encodes the following:
- a CDS encoding glycosyltransferase family 2 protein — protein MPTTGTLDALPSPLLVRGLSVVLPAHDEVETLAEVVRDALRVGATCAGVLEVIIVDDGSRDGTADVAHALARAEERVRVVTHPQNLGYGAALRSGFQHAQHEWIFYTDSDGQFDLAELPRLLALLGRYDVVTGYRAARRDGYVRSAFGATFSAAVNHLLGVHVRDVNCAFKVYPKHLFDGLALQATGALIDAEMLAAARVAGLRVGELAVTHRPRLAGEQSGARVDVIARAILEFGALALRQAAARRTRTDALATPLR, from the coding sequence GTGCCCACGACCGGAACCCTCGACGCGCTGCCAAGCCCCCTGCTCGTGCGCGGGCTGAGCGTCGTCCTGCCTGCCCACGACGAGGTCGAGACACTCGCCGAGGTGGTGAGGGACGCGCTACGGGTGGGGGCCACATGCGCGGGTGTGCTCGAGGTGATCATCGTGGACGACGGCAGCCGCGACGGTACGGCCGACGTGGCCCATGCCCTCGCCCGCGCGGAGGAGCGGGTGCGCGTGGTGACCCACCCGCAGAACCTGGGCTACGGCGCCGCGCTGCGCTCGGGCTTCCAGCACGCCCAGCACGAGTGGATCTTCTACACGGACTCGGACGGCCAGTTCGACCTCGCGGAGCTGCCGCGCCTGCTGGCGCTGCTGGGCCGCTACGACGTGGTCACGGGCTACCGCGCCGCGCGGCGTGATGGATATGTCCGGAGTGCGTTTGGTGCCACCTTCAGCGCCGCCGTGAACCACCTGCTGGGTGTGCACGTGCGCGACGTGAATTGCGCGTTCAAGGTGTATCCCAAGCACCTGTTCGACGGGCTCGCGCTGCAGGCCACCGGCGCGCTGATCGACGCCGAGATGCTGGCCGCGGCACGCGTGGCAGGGCTGCGCGTCGGCGAGCTGGCGGTCACCCACCGGCCGCGGCTGGCAGGCGAACAGAGCGGCGCTCGCGTGGACGTCATCGCGCGTGCCATCCTGGAGTTCGGCGCGCTCGCGCTGCGCCAGGCGGCCGCGCGTCGGACGCGAACCGACGCGCTCGCCACCCCACTCCGATGA
- a CDS encoding methyltransferase domain-containing protein translates to MNFKLLFPTYRAREQYIRATLSSLASARAPGRAGEPAFARALDVGCGEGELHACLAAHARELDACDVNAGDLARAAALNADLGNVRYTQVTGPQLPYPDAAFDLVTCLEVIEHVDDPLGLVAELARVTRPGGALILTCPNHDFPRTYDPINHARRRTRLPLAIGAYGYGHSWLVRREQAAHWLDRAGFRVTGITPLSGALAAASELYVPGLLQRLLKTNAKNSGGSDTGSGRGLHVRDRRPPRGLVTLTDALNALDARWLSADAASVGLAFLAERR, encoded by the coding sequence ATGAACTTCAAGCTGCTCTTCCCCACCTACCGCGCGCGCGAGCAATACATCCGCGCCACGTTGAGCAGCCTGGCTTCGGCGCGAGCGCCGGGGCGCGCGGGAGAGCCTGCGTTCGCCCGCGCGCTGGACGTGGGCTGCGGCGAGGGAGAGCTGCACGCTTGCCTCGCCGCCCACGCGCGTGAGCTGGACGCGTGTGACGTGAACGCCGGCGACCTCGCGCGCGCGGCCGCCCTCAACGCGGACCTCGGCAACGTGCGCTACACGCAGGTCACGGGGCCCCAGCTGCCCTACCCGGACGCGGCCTTCGACCTGGTCACGTGCCTCGAGGTCATCGAGCACGTGGACGACCCCCTCGGGCTGGTGGCCGAGCTGGCCCGCGTCACGCGACCCGGCGGCGCGCTGATCCTGACGTGCCCGAACCACGACTTCCCGCGCACCTACGACCCCATCAACCACGCGCGGAGGCGCACCCGCCTGCCGCTCGCCATCGGGGCCTACGGGTACGGCCACTCCTGGCTGGTGCGCCGCGAGCAAGCAGCTCACTGGCTGGACCGAGCCGGCTTCCGAGTCACGGGCATCACCCCGCTGAGCGGAGCCCTCGCAGCGGCGAGCGAGCTCTATGTGCCCGGGCTGCTGCAGCGCCTGCTCAAGACCAACGCGAAGAACAGCGGCGGCTCGGACACCGGCTCGGGTCGCGGTCTGCACGTGCGCGACCGGCGGCCACCGCGTGGGCTGGTCACGCTGACCGACGCCCTGAACGCGCTCGACGCACGGTGGCTGTCGGCCGACGCCGCTTCGGTGGGCCTCGCGTTCCTGGCCGAGCGGCGCTGA
- a CDS encoding GGDEF domain-containing protein, translating into MSDDERTTNPHRTVITAADLPPQAPKHQDACLVVIYGDDLGRRIPLTRRPTVIGRSSKADVQVDQESVSRNHCRLLYHKDAYVLQDMGSTNGSYVNDTLVDTIVLRDGDQLKVGRTILKFIVGGNVEAQYHEEIYRLMTVDGLTQVHNKRFFDEALEREVSRCTRYGRTFALVTFDIDHFKGVNDTHGHLAGDAVLRQLGVLVRDHVRRDDIVCRTGGEEFAILAPELDGAHGLIFAEKLRTLVETTRFEFEGTRLPVTVSLGVAEWSSTMQSGDDLVRSADMKLYDAKRTGRNRVVG; encoded by the coding sequence ATGTCCGACGACGAGCGGACCACGAACCCCCACCGGACCGTCATCACGGCGGCCGACCTACCTCCCCAGGCCCCCAAGCACCAAGACGCGTGCCTGGTGGTCATCTATGGAGACGACCTCGGGCGCCGCATCCCGCTGACGCGCCGTCCCACGGTAATTGGGCGCTCCAGCAAGGCGGACGTGCAGGTCGACCAGGAGAGCGTGTCCCGCAACCACTGCCGGCTGCTCTACCACAAGGACGCGTACGTCCTGCAGGACATGGGGTCCACGAATGGGAGCTACGTCAACGACACGCTGGTGGACACGATCGTCTTGCGTGACGGTGACCAGCTGAAGGTCGGGCGCACCATCCTGAAGTTCATCGTGGGTGGCAACGTGGAGGCCCAGTATCACGAAGAGATCTACCGCCTGATGACGGTGGACGGGCTCACGCAGGTGCACAACAAGCGCTTCTTCGACGAGGCGCTCGAGCGTGAGGTGTCGCGGTGCACGCGCTACGGGCGGACCTTCGCCCTGGTCACGTTCGACATCGACCACTTCAAGGGGGTCAACGACACGCACGGACACCTCGCTGGGGACGCCGTGCTCCGCCAGCTGGGCGTGCTGGTGCGCGACCACGTGCGCCGCGACGACATCGTGTGCCGCACGGGCGGCGAGGAGTTCGCCATCTTGGCGCCCGAGCTGGACGGCGCGCACGGGCTCATCTTCGCGGAGAAGCTGCGCACGCTCGTGGAGACCACGCGCTTCGAGTTCGAGGGGACGCGCCTGCCGGTGACCGTCAGCCTGGGGGTCGCCGAGTGGTCGTCCACCATGCAGTCCGGCGACGACCTGGTTCGCAGCGCCGACATGAAGCTGTACGACGCGAAGCGCACGGGCCGAAACCGCGTGGTGGGCTGA
- the aqpZ gene encoding aquaporin Z: MPLSKRLIAEVLGTFWLVFGGCGSAVLAAGFPEHGIHFVGVSLAFGLTVMTMAYAIGHISGCHLNPAVTLGLVAGGRHPAGEAGQYIVAQVVGACAGAGVLYVIASGAPGFSLAGGFASNGFAEHSPGQYSMVAALVAEIVLTFMFLMIIMGATDKRAPAGFAPIAIGLGLTLIHLIGIPVTNLSVNPARSTGPAVFVQGWALAQLWLFWVAPIVGGVLAGLTYKNLFEEKA; this comes from the coding sequence ATGCCCTTGTCGAAGCGACTCATTGCGGAAGTGTTGGGAACGTTCTGGTTGGTCTTCGGAGGCTGCGGTAGCGCGGTCTTGGCGGCCGGCTTCCCCGAGCACGGCATCCACTTCGTGGGGGTCTCGCTGGCCTTCGGTCTGACCGTCATGACCATGGCATACGCCATTGGGCACATCTCGGGCTGCCACCTGAACCCGGCCGTCACCCTGGGCTTGGTCGCGGGCGGCCGTCACCCTGCTGGCGAAGCGGGGCAGTACATCGTGGCCCAGGTGGTGGGCGCATGCGCCGGTGCGGGCGTGCTCTACGTCATCGCCTCGGGCGCCCCGGGCTTCTCGCTCGCAGGCGGCTTCGCGTCCAACGGGTTCGCGGAACACTCCCCAGGGCAGTACAGCATGGTCGCCGCGTTGGTCGCCGAGATCGTGCTCACCTTCATGTTCCTGATGATCATCATGGGGGCCACGGACAAGCGCGCCCCCGCGGGCTTCGCGCCCATCGCCATCGGCCTCGGGCTCACGCTCATCCACCTGATCGGCATCCCGGTCACCAACCTCTCGGTGAACCCGGCGCGCAGCACGGGCCCCGCGGTGTTCGTGCAGGGCTGGGCGCTGGCGCAGCTGTGGCTCTTCTGGGTGGCGCCCATCGTGGGCGGGGTGCTCGCGGGCCTCACCTACAAGAACCTCTTCGAAGAGAAGGCGTGA
- a CDS encoding ribonuclease H-like domain-containing protein, translating to MSSLRTRLGRLTVPTAGGVPAPVPEPALPEAPPAPEALGQGVRGDLDRMRTRGRARRSAPGWEHVARGPRVHELPGATHLTEHGELHVVEHRCALEQQHGARAIKAARTVDADVVATLALDPQMRGLDFSRALYIDTETTGLMGGTGTVPFLIGTAAFEGEQLVVRKLMLRRLGEEAPMLHALAEQLREASCVVSFNGKSFDWPLLRTRFVMNRVKAPPVPPHLDLLHCARRVFKGRMERVRLVDIEREVLGFQRVDDVAGSEIPGLYMAYLRGGDAAPIARIIEHNRLDLIALAALLAELVGQFAGLGAEEDPRDKLACARVAERAGDGGLARALASAAVLTHGQGANAAEAWLLHARVARREGDVDREEQALLSAVLSLEGSPDGAGQATPLTHAHVHLALAKLYERKRKDPERALPHARLTVPAEDEDQAARRLARLTRRV from the coding sequence GTGTCCTCCCTCCGCACTCGTCTCGGCCGGCTGACGGTGCCCACCGCCGGTGGAGTACCCGCTCCCGTGCCCGAGCCGGCGCTGCCCGAGGCACCCCCCGCACCGGAGGCGTTGGGCCAGGGTGTGCGTGGCGATCTCGACCGCATGCGCACGCGCGGCAGGGCACGCCGCAGCGCACCCGGCTGGGAGCACGTGGCTCGGGGCCCGCGCGTGCACGAACTGCCGGGTGCCACGCACCTCACAGAGCACGGGGAACTGCATGTGGTGGAGCACCGCTGTGCCCTCGAGCAGCAGCACGGCGCGCGCGCCATCAAGGCCGCCCGCACGGTGGACGCCGACGTGGTGGCCACCCTCGCTCTAGACCCGCAGATGCGCGGCCTCGACTTCTCGCGTGCGCTCTACATCGACACCGAGACCACCGGGCTCATGGGCGGGACCGGCACGGTGCCCTTCCTGATCGGCACCGCCGCCTTCGAGGGCGAGCAGCTGGTGGTACGCAAGCTCATGCTCCGGCGCCTGGGGGAAGAGGCCCCCATGCTGCACGCGCTGGCCGAGCAGCTGCGCGAGGCGAGCTGCGTGGTCAGCTTCAACGGCAAGAGCTTCGACTGGCCGCTGCTGCGGACGCGCTTCGTGATGAACCGCGTGAAGGCGCCGCCGGTGCCGCCGCACCTCGACCTGCTGCACTGTGCGCGGCGCGTGTTCAAGGGCCGCATGGAGCGGGTGCGGCTGGTGGACATCGAGCGCGAGGTGCTGGGGTTCCAGCGGGTGGACGACGTGGCCGGCAGCGAGATCCCAGGGCTGTACATGGCCTACCTGCGCGGCGGCGACGCGGCGCCCATCGCGCGCATCATCGAGCACAACCGGCTGGACTTGATCGCCCTGGCGGCGTTGCTGGCGGAGCTGGTGGGCCAGTTCGCGGGGCTGGGAGCCGAAGAGGACCCGCGCGACAAGCTAGCCTGCGCACGCGTGGCCGAGCGCGCTGGGGATGGCGGGCTGGCCCGGGCGCTGGCGAGCGCGGCGGTGCTGACCCACGGGCAGGGGGCGAACGCTGCCGAGGCGTGGCTGCTGCACGCGCGGGTCGCGCGCCGCGAAGGCGACGTGGACCGCGAAGAGCAGGCCCTGCTGTCGGCCGTCCTGTCCCTCGAGGGATCCCCAGACGGTGCAGGGCAAGCCACCCCGCTCACCCACGCCCACGTCCACTTGGCCCTCGCGAAGCTCTACGAGCGAAAGCGCAAGGACCCGGAGCGCGCCCTGCCGCATGCACGCTTGACGGTCCCCGCCGAGGACGAGGACCAAGCAGCGCGTCGGCTGGCACGCCTCACGAGGCGCGTCTAG